Proteins encoded in a region of the Bacteroidota bacterium genome:
- the gap gene encoding type I glyceraldehyde-3-phosphate dehydrogenase encodes MEKIRVAINGFGRIGRITLRQLMKNERMEVVAINDLADNRTLAHLFKYDSVHHQYQGSVDFDKENLIVDGHPIKILSEKYPAKLPWKSLQIDVVIEATGNFVTKNKAIQHVTSAGAKKVIISAPAKGESNGVKYIVLGVNDHLIDRNDVIISNSSCTTNNVAPLIMILDDLWGVEKGFITTVHSYTKDQNLIDGPHKDLRRARAAAYSIVPTTTGAAKAATKIFPHLKNNLGGAGIRVPVPDGSLTDLTCTLRNPASIEEINKAFKQAAEGKLKGILEYTEDPIVSMDVIGNTHSAIFDAGLTAVLGDKNKLVKVVAWYDNEMGYSTRLVELIEKFV; translated from the coding sequence ATGGAAAAAATTAGGGTTGCTATTAATGGTTTTGGAAGGATAGGACGGATTACCTTACGTCAGCTAATGAAGAATGAAAGGATGGAAGTTGTTGCAATCAACGATTTAGCCGACAATAGAACTTTGGCACACTTATTTAAGTATGATTCTGTTCACCACCAATATCAAGGCAGTGTTGATTTTGATAAGGAAAATTTAATCGTTGATGGTCATCCTATTAAAATATTATCAGAGAAATACCCGGCCAAACTTCCATGGAAATCGCTTCAAATTGATGTGGTGATTGAGGCGACAGGAAATTTTGTTACAAAAAACAAGGCTATCCAGCATGTTACAAGTGCCGGAGCAAAAAAAGTGATTATTTCTGCACCAGCAAAAGGTGAAAGTAATGGGGTAAAATACATTGTATTGGGCGTTAATGATCACCTGATTGATAGGAACGATGTGATTATCTCGAACTCTAGTTGTACCACAAATAATGTGGCTCCATTGATTATGATTTTAGATGATTTATGGGGCGTTGAAAAGGGTTTTATTACGACTGTTCACTCCTATACCAAAGATCAAAATTTAATTGATGGGCCACATAAAGATTTACGCAGAGCTCGTGCTGCAGCTTATTCTATTGTTCCTACAACTACCGGAGCGGCAAAGGCTGCCACCAAAATTTTCCCACATTTAAAGAATAATTTAGGTGGGGCAGGTATTCGTGTTCCTGTGCCTGATGGTTCATTGACCGATCTTACCTGTACTTTAAGAAATCCGGCAAGCATTGAAGAGATCAATAAGGCTTTTAAGCAAGCCGCAGAAGGTAAACTGAAAGGGATATTGGAATATACTGAAGATCCAATCGTTTCAATGGATGTGATTGGCAATACCCACTCTGCCATTTTTGATGCCGGGTTAACCGCGGTATTGGGCGATAAAAATAAACTGGTTAAAGTCGTGGCCTGGTACGATAATGAAATGGGCTATTCTACACGATTGGTTGAGCTGATTGAGAAGTTTGTTTAG